A section of the Sulfurihydrogenibium subterraneum DSM 15120 genome encodes:
- a CDS encoding ABC transporter ATP-binding protein, producing the protein MITVRVKKQLIGYQGRFTLEADFKVEKGEFLTIFGKSGSGKTTILRMIAGLEKPDEGYIEFDGKVYFDSSKKINLPPQKRNVGFVFQNYALFPNMTVYENVAFGVDKKQLHKVDEVLKTVELYSLKDRYPPSLSGGQQQRVALARAIVKNPDILLLDEPLSALDYSIRSKLQDELKKIHKIFNLTTILVSHDKPEVFKLSDKVIYLEEGKIKKVGTPREVFIEKNISGKFSFYGTVLDVRKSDLIYVITVDINGNLVEIATAQEFNVGDEVLVGTKAFNPVVIKV; encoded by the coding sequence ATGATAACAGTTAGGGTTAAAAAACAGCTTATAGGTTATCAAGGAAGGTTTACATTAGAAGCTGACTTTAAAGTTGAAAAAGGAGAGTTTTTAACGATATTTGGAAAATCGGGAAGTGGAAAAACAACTATTTTAAGAATGATAGCAGGACTTGAAAAGCCAGACGAAGGATACATAGAGTTTGACGGAAAAGTCTACTTTGACTCATCTAAAAAGATAAACCTTCCACCACAAAAGAGAAATGTAGGTTTTGTATTTCAAAATTACGCACTTTTTCCTAACATGACAGTTTATGAAAACGTTGCCTTCGGAGTTGATAAAAAACAGCTACATAAGGTAGATGAGGTTTTAAAAACTGTAGAACTTTATTCTTTAAAAGACCGATATCCACCTTCTTTGTCTGGAGGTCAACAGCAGAGAGTAGCCTTAGCAAGGGCAATAGTCAAAAACCCAGACATACTTCTTTTAGATGAACCTCTCTCAGCTCTTGACTACTCTATAAGGTCAAAACTTCAAGATGAACTAAAAAAAATCCATAAAATCTTTAATCTTACTACCATATTGGTATCCCACGATAAACCTGAAGTTTTTAAGTTATCAGATAAAGTTATCTATCTTGAAGAGGGAAAAATAAAAAAAGTAGGTACTCCAAGAGAAGTTTTTATAGAAAAAAACATATCTGGAAAGTTTTCTTTTTACGGAACTGTTTTAGACGTAAGAAAGTCAGACTTAATCTACGTGATAACAGTAGATATAAACGGTAATTTAGTTGAAATAGCAACTGCTCAAGAGTTTAATGTAGGAGACGAAGTTTTAGTAGGAACTAAAGCTTTTAATCCTGTAGTGATTAAGGTTTAA
- the modB gene encoding molybdate ABC transporter permease subunit — protein sequence MLEVLKQIDFTPFYITLKLAFTTTVILFFVGLPLAYFLAYSKFKFKSAIEAVVALPLVLPPSVLGFYLLLILSKNGFLGKFWEELFGHQLAFHFEGIVLASVIFSFPFMIHPLLSGFKSVNKTLIEASYTLGKSKIQTLFRVILPNMKPAIMTGITLSFAHTVGEFGVVLMVGGSIEGETKVVSIAIYDAVEKLDYTTAHVYAGILFGISFFVLLVLYMLNKKFEVGQ from the coding sequence ATGTTAGAAGTTTTAAAACAGATAGACTTTACGCCTTTTTACATTACGTTAAAACTTGCTTTCACAACTACCGTTATACTGTTTTTTGTAGGATTACCTTTGGCTTATTTTTTAGCTTACTCTAAATTTAAGTTTAAGTCAGCTATAGAAGCTGTAGTTGCACTTCCTTTAGTTTTACCACCTTCCGTCCTTGGTTTTTATCTTCTTTTAATCTTGTCTAAAAACGGATTTTTAGGAAAATTTTGGGAAGAGTTATTTGGACATCAGCTTGCCTTTCATTTCGAAGGTATAGTTTTAGCATCTGTTATATTTAGTTTTCCTTTTATGATTCATCCACTTTTATCAGGATTTAAGTCTGTAAACAAGACTTTGATAGAAGCATCTTACACTCTTGGTAAATCTAAAATACAGACGCTTTTTAGGGTTATCCTGCCAAATATGAAACCTGCTATAATGACAGGGATAACTCTATCTTTTGCCCATACTGTAGGAGAGTTTGGCGTTGTCCTAATGGTTGGAGGAAGTATAGAAGGAGAGACAAAAGTAGTATCCATAGCCATCTACGATGCTGTAGAAAAGCTTGACTACACAACAGCACACGTTTACGCTGGAATACTCTTTGGAATTTCATTTTTTGTCCTTTTAGTTTTATACATGTTAAACAAAAAATTTGAAGTAGGTCAGTAA
- a CDS encoding OprD family outer membrane porin encodes MRKVLLTSLLLSTSVMAADDIFSAIKESKFSGSIRAKYFLTDWEDESKTTGVCPATAPTCKDAKGFSVGGGLSMQTAPLYNFTAKVSFWTVTGFGWTKKSDGYTATASLDLFKNNAYGQGYSVLAESYVEYNDKTNMVRVGRTEYKNPFFDSNDTKMIPATFEGAFITSKIIPNTVVEFDYLTKMKQRRDTEFGKLTDTIDTPVAIKKHYANSNNPPDFMVFGIKSQPIKNLTLEAHYAHWWNIVDQLRLEGNYTLKTGDFKHTFGVRGYFQYDDGAGKIIKPKDNKLGDNDNSVDSWLYAVRYILDYKNVKLLLAYSQTSTKGDIIAPFRGFPTDGYTRSMTQTDWNAGTKAYKIGVDYNVPQLKGLLLQLSYSYYNRDESKVPYQSMTNRGFNNGDTKQWNLDITERFEGKLKGLMLRGRFMIQDNDKTTACLSAPSDYRTRCNKNTNNKEMRLEMVYNF; translated from the coding sequence ATGAGGAAGGTTCTTTTGACTTCTTTACTTTTGTCAACCAGTGTTATGGCAGCTGATGACATATTCTCTGCCATAAAGGAATCTAAGTTCTCTGGTTCAATTAGGGCTAAGTACTTTTTAACAGATTGGGAAGATGAAAGCAAAACAACTGGAGTCTGTCCAGCTACAGCTCCTACCTGTAAAGACGCAAAGGGATTCTCTGTTGGTGGTGGACTTTCTATGCAAACAGCTCCTTTGTATAACTTTACTGCAAAAGTCTCTTTCTGGACTGTTACAGGTTTTGGTTGGACTAAAAAATCAGATGGTTATACCGCCACAGCTTCCTTAGACTTATTTAAAAATAATGCATACGGTCAAGGATACTCTGTTTTAGCAGAAAGCTATGTAGAGTATAACGACAAAACAAACATGGTAAGAGTAGGAAGGACAGAGTATAAAAATCCATTTTTTGACTCAAACGATACAAAAATGATTCCAGCTACTTTTGAAGGAGCTTTTATTACCAGCAAAATTATCCCAAACACTGTTGTAGAATTTGATTATCTAACAAAAATGAAACAAAGAAGAGATACAGAGTTTGGAAAGTTAACTGACACGATAGATACTCCAGTTGCTATAAAAAAGCATTACGCCAACTCTAACAATCCACCAGACTTTATGGTTTTTGGAATAAAAAGCCAACCAATTAAAAATCTAACATTAGAAGCTCACTACGCACACTGGTGGAACATTGTAGACCAGTTAAGACTTGAAGGAAATTACACACTCAAAACAGGAGATTTTAAACACACTTTCGGAGTAAGAGGGTACTTTCAGTATGACGATGGAGCTGGAAAAATAATAAAACCAAAAGACAACAAACTTGGAGATAACGATAACAGTGTAGACTCTTGGCTTTACGCAGTAAGGTATATACTCGACTACAAAAATGTAAAGTTACTACTTGCATACTCCCAAACCTCTACCAAAGGAGACATAATAGCACCTTTTAGAGGATTTCCTACTGACGGTTATACAAGATCTATGACCCAAACAGACTGGAACGCTGGAACAAAAGCCTACAAAATAGGTGTAGATTACAACGTCCCACAACTAAAAGGATTACTTTTACAACTTAGTTATTCTTATTACAACAGAGATGAAAGTAAAGTTCCATACCAAAGTATGACAAACAGAGGATTTAACAATGGTGATACAAAACAGTGGAACCTTGACATCACAGAAAGATTTGAAGGAAAGTTAAAAGGTTTAATGCTCAGAGGAAGATTTATGATTCAAGACAACGATAAAACAACAGCTTGTTTATCAGCTCCTTCAGATTACAGAACAAGATGTAATAAGAATACAAACAACAAAGAGATGAGACTTGAAATGGTGTATAATTTTTAA
- the modA gene encoding molybdate ABC transporter substrate-binding protein has translation MKKLLGIVLALLFALKVYAGEITVYAAADLTYAFDELLKVYKQKYPQDKVKAIFGSSGKGFSQVVNGAPYDVFFSADMGYVEKLKQQGLTLSDVKLYAIGRIVLWTRKDSGIDVSKGINVVLDPKVKKIAIANWEHAPYGVAAKECLEYYKLFDKVKSRLVLGENINQTAQYIETGAADVGFIALSIAKSEKLQKVGTYYLLPANCHSQIKQGYAILKHANTDKETFETAKRFYDFIATPEARKIFIKYGFVLPGEE, from the coding sequence ATGAAAAAGCTTTTAGGTATCGTTTTGGCTTTACTGTTTGCACTTAAGGTTTATGCAGGAGAGATAACTGTTTACGCAGCTGCAGACCTTACCTACGCTTTTGATGAGCTTTTAAAAGTATACAAACAGAAGTATCCACAAGACAAAGTTAAGGCTATTTTTGGTTCTTCTGGAAAAGGTTTTAGTCAAGTTGTAAATGGAGCTCCTTACGACGTGTTTTTCTCCGCAGATATGGGATACGTTGAAAAGTTAAAACAGCAAGGACTAACTCTATCTGACGTAAAACTTTATGCCATAGGTAGAATAGTCCTTTGGACAAGAAAAGATAGTGGAATAGACGTATCAAAAGGGATTAACGTAGTGTTAGACCCAAAAGTGAAAAAGATAGCTATAGCAAACTGGGAACACGCGCCTTACGGTGTTGCAGCAAAAGAGTGTCTTGAATATTACAAACTATTTGACAAAGTAAAGAGCAGGTTAGTATTAGGTGAAAATATAAACCAAACAGCTCAATATATTGAAACAGGAGCTGCAGATGTTGGATTTATAGCCCTTTCAATTGCAAAAAGTGAAAAACTTCAAAAAGTAGGTACATACTACCTTTTACCTGCAAACTGCCACAGCCAGATAAAGCAAGGTTATGCAATCTTAAAACACGCGAACACAGACAAAGAAACATTTGAGACAGCTAAAAGATTTTACGACTTCATAGCCACTCCAGAGGCAAGAAAGATATTTATCAAGTACGGATTTGTCCTACCGGGCGAAGAGTAA
- a CDS encoding sulfite exporter TauE/SafE family protein, giving the protein MRNFLSFLTGFLVGNLGGLLGLGGAEFRIPVLIYVFRFAILTGIVINLTVSFFTVLFSFIFRGFTISYDLVFSYFFIALNILIGSLLGSYTGVHFATSINQDLLKKVVAIFLIFVAFLLFFHDYIYESGFILNLPDFLKIPTGLFLGFFIGVFSSMLGVAGGELIIPTLLFVYNLDIKVAGSLSLLISLPTIAIGLYKYSKKGHLRVVLDEKVFVFFMVISSVIGSLVGSMFLKQFSSHGLRIMLGVILLISSFKMLYMNKKGL; this is encoded by the coding sequence TTGAGAAACTTTTTAAGCTTTTTAACAGGATTTTTAGTTGGTAATTTAGGAGGTTTACTTGGTTTAGGGGGAGCTGAGTTTAGAATTCCAGTATTGATTTACGTTTTTAGATTTGCAATACTAACTGGTATAGTTATTAATCTAACGGTAAGCTTCTTTACTGTTTTGTTTTCTTTTATATTCAGAGGTTTTACAATTTCTTACGACTTGGTTTTTTCATACTTTTTCATAGCCTTAAATATACTCATTGGGTCTCTTTTAGGGTCTTACACTGGAGTTCACTTTGCCACATCTATAAATCAGGATTTACTTAAAAAGGTTGTAGCTATTTTCTTAATATTTGTGGCTTTTTTACTGTTTTTCCACGATTACATTTACGAAAGTGGTTTTATTTTAAACCTTCCCGATTTTCTAAAGATTCCAACAGGTTTATTTTTAGGTTTTTTTATAGGAGTGTTTAGTAGTATGTTGGGGGTGGCAGGGGGAGAGTTAATAATACCAACCTTACTGTTTGTATATAACTTAGACATAAAAGTCGCAGGAAGTTTAAGTCTTCTTATAAGCCTTCCTACAATTGCCATAGGTTTGTATAAGTACAGTAAAAAAGGGCATCTTCGAGTAGTTTTAGATGAAAAAGTCTTTGTATTTTTTATGGTTATAAGCTCTGTAATAGGGTCTTTGGTAGGAAGTATGTTTTTAAAGCAGTTTTCAAGCCACGGGCTTAGGATAATGCTGGGAGTTATACTTTTAATATCTTCTTTTAAAATGCTTTATATGAATAAAAAGGGGCTTTAA
- a CDS encoding TOBE domain-containing protein translates to MAKKVITEVYLNVDEKGYLGKGRVILLELIDKYGSISKAAKELGMSYKAAWDMIDSINNLSPYPAVESKSGGKGGGKTVLTQYGKKLLESYKTIESILNKIANEITQNIENAEELLNLYRKMNMKVSARNKILVKVKEVRKGAVNTEVIGEFFGQSMTAIITNDAAQELDIKAGDEVYFIFKATNVIIATPDGLKLSARNQLKGKVKEIIKGAVNSEVKVDINTAVITATITNEAVEELQLKEGVEVLAIIKASDVIVAKF, encoded by the coding sequence ATGGCCAAGAAAGTCATAACAGAAGTTTACTTAAATGTTGACGAAAAAGGTTATCTTGGAAAAGGTAGAGTTATTCTACTTGAGCTTATTGATAAGTATGGGTCTATATCAAAGGCTGCAAAAGAGCTTGGAATGAGCTATAAGGCTGCTTGGGATATGATTGACTCTATAAACAACCTATCTCCTTATCCAGCTGTAGAGAGTAAATCTGGGGGAAAAGGGGGAGGAAAGACAGTCCTCACACAATACGGTAAAAAGTTGTTAGAAAGTTATAAAACAATAGAAAGTATCTTAAATAAGATAGCAAACGAAATAACTCAAAATATAGAAAACGCAGAAGAACTGTTAAATCTATACAGGAAGATGAATATGAAAGTATCAGCAAGAAACAAGATTTTAGTTAAAGTAAAGGAAGTAAGGAAAGGAGCTGTAAACACTGAGGTAATTGGAGAGTTTTTTGGTCAAAGTATGACTGCTATTATTACAAACGATGCAGCACAGGAGCTGGATATTAAAGCTGGTGATGAAGTTTACTTTATATTCAAAGCAACAAACGTTATAATTGCTACTCCTGACGGCCTAAAGCTATCAGCAAGAAACCAGCTTAAAGGAAAAGTAAAAGAAATAATAAAAGGAGCTGTAAACAGCGAAGTAAAAGTAGACATAAATACAGCTGTAATAACCGCAACTATCACAAACGAAGCAGTAGAAGAGCTGCAGCTAAAAGAAGGAGTAGAAGTTTTAGCTATAATCAAAGCTTCAGACGTTATAGTAGCTAAGTTTTAA